The DNA region ATTTGTCAATGAACGATTCTAGTGCTGTTAAGCAATTTCCTTAGagtttattgatatttttatcaccCCAACGGTCAGTGAAACCGTGAACTCTTCGCACCCAAAGTTCATCGTGACTTAAATTCGCTTCACGTTGAGAGGAACTTGGCTACCTGGAATTAGAACAGTAGCCTAAAAGAATGTTTCGGGCTGGAAACCTATGACTCAAATATCAACGTAGTAATGTGAGTCGTTAAAACTGTAGTAGCAAGGTAACGCGTTAACAAACGGAACTGAAAGTGTGCCGCGACTGTCTAAAAAGtccaaaattaaaactgtgaCGGAACGCAGGAATGTTTTAAAACTGCAAGattacttaattttattttttctccacttgttcatttttttgctaCGCAGGGCCCGGTTTGGCATTCATAGCCTACCCTGAAGGAATCAAGCAGATGCCTGCATCACCTTTCTGggcctttattttcttttttatgttgttCAATCTTGGACTGGACAGTCAGGTAAGTGTTTCTTGTCATGCATGCTGATCTAGATTTGAATTGTTTAACTATTCCCTGCACCTTTGTCGGTCAGTATTCCGGCAGTTTCCTTGGATAATTTGTGTCTCTCAGTAAACTAAAATCGCTGGTTATTTTATAATCGACTGTCTGTCTGACTGTCTTAGTGACTGGCTCGTTTCTAAACTATGTTCGGGATAAAACTAACCATAGgcatcatttcttttcttgatccATAGCAGTGTAATTGGGGTTAAATTTTCAGAGGCCAGGGCATTTTTCAGTGATAGAGTTTTTTTAATGCCTCTCTGTTTCGATTGCAACACAGTTTGTCGGTGTAGAAACGGTCACAACAGTGCTGGCAGACTGGAGACCAGGCTTCCGTCGCTATAAATCCGTCATTACACTGGGTTTCTGTATCGTGTGCTACCTACTCGGACTTGCTCACGTGACTCAGGTAAGCGACGTGATGTGGCTTTTAAACTGGTAACGGTTATGATCTTGGACCAAGTTAAGTGATGGTCGATACACTTGTagacaaaattttcaatgcGGGCGTGCACTGAGACGACCGCCTTCAAGGGGGTCCCCATGGGGAGACTGGGGCGGAAGTGTCTCAAAAGCTTGCCTCAGACTGTTCCTTGAGCCATTTTAGTGTTCTAGGGACCATTTGTTATTCatcgctttttttctttttttttttttggggagGGGGGGTCGGATAATGTTTAGGGATCACTTGGTTTTGGGGGAAAGGGGGTACTATAGAATATAACTGCCAGTGAGGGGCGGGGCGGGGGGTAATCAACATACTACAAAGCCTTGGGGAGGATCAGGTTAATCTCATTGTGATACAAACAAAATCCTCCAGCgcccttcccccctccccttagtAAACGATGACCGGTCCCTGATGCAGAAACAAGAGATATTTCTCACCTctaaattttgaatcaaaacttTAGACTAGACAGCAAAACCGCCGTTGCTACATAGAAAACGAATGCATTTGGTATTCGAGAATTACTGCCActaatcttttttgtttcttgttttaattttttttttccagggtgGCATGTACGTGTTTCAAATGTTTGACTATCAGGCAGGAGGGATATCCCTTGTGTTGATAGCCTTCATGGAGGCCGTAGGCATAGGATGGTTCTACGGTAAGAGCCGGATGCTTCTCTGCTCACTTCACAGTAGTAGCTATTAAAAGCTTCCACCGCTGGTAATCCCCAATTGCTATCCTCTATTACAACCTCTCGACTTTCTTCAATGAGAAGCTGAgcaagtcaatttttttaaggcttcCGTTGCTTTTGTTGGCTCTAATTACTTGCTCTTTTTTCTAGCTTTTATTGTTTGGGAACACAGACAATTCCACGAGTAGAATTACGAATACGTTCATAATATCACTCGTTTCACAACACTCGCAAATATTTTACGCGTACGGTTAAAGgtaaagcgaaaaaaattaaataaatcgTTACCTTTGCTTGCTTGTGTATGTTTCCTACAAGTTCTGTGAGGCAttccagaataaaaaaaaaaacaaatgaaggtCAGTGAGGGCATTCATGTACCTCAACAGTTGGTTCTCAACAACAACAGCGAAAGAAAACGTGCTTATGCGATCCAGCGGGACTATGTGGCCCACGTGGTAAATCAACTCAACGCTGATGTccctaaacatttttttaaattttttttttcttttttcttttttgcaatgtAACTTTTCCCTCTTGTTTTCAGGTATCGAGCAATTTTGCACTGATATCGAGAATATGATCGGCCACCGTCCCAACATGTACTTTCGTCTTTGCTGGAAATTCATCTCCCCTCTGATCATCTTCGTAAGCATTTTACATTCGTTACGATTTTTTCAGAGTAACTATGCATTTCAAGTGTGTTGAAAACCGAGTTGGTATGAATGCATTGAAAACGAATGATTTAAATCGCCATGGCGATCGGGTTGAAGAGAATCCAGTCCTTGTTCAGGCTGAACATATATTTGCGGCCTGCTTGTTTTACTGGGGTTTTGCTGTGACAGGTCTCATCTACACTTTAAAGGGGTAATATTCATCATATCTTGTTGTTAACACATTTCAGGTCATCTTCGTCTGGTTCTGTGTGGACTGGACAGGCATATCTTACAACGGCAAGCAATATCCCGGATGGGCCGAATTCTTAGGCTGGATGTTGTGTATATCGGCCGTTTTGTGTGTCCCTGGATATGCCTTCTATCGGTGGTGGATACTACCCGAGGGAACTGCTTACGAGGTAAAAATGATGTTTCCATTAAActtccctctccccctccccatCAAAAACATCAATAAATCGGTTAGGGACTCAAGGGTCGTTTCTGGTTATTGTTGTTGTGACTACTGAGcagatgttgtttttgtttatgtGTTTGTTGACAgtattgttcttttttttcgctgCTTGTGTTGTTAGTTCTTCTTATGCCAAGACAGCTTGAATactgattttaaatttattgGCTTTTGTCGGTTCAGTAAAATGATAAACGGTTGTTAAGTCTACTAAATCATTCCAGTCACCCCAAAAATCCCCCTACCAATATgatgcctgaaaaaaaatttgttgcgTTCTTCACAAACTCAGCAACGCAACGTCTTCTTTTTCAGCGTTTCCGCACAATTCTCCAACCTGATCAAGCAGTCATGGACAAGATCGCACGAAGAAACAACATCAAACGAAATCAGTAAGTTTGTTTGACTGAcatgaagaaaaataagaaaagttttcaGTCTGCGAGATCATTCCATTTTCTAGTATTTAAAAGAAGGTACATCTCAGTCAATAGAGAGTTCACAGATCGGGAATAACGGCAtccttaatttctttatttattattttttgtatccataaaataattcattcattcattcatttactttGGTTAATTTCCGAAACCGAGGTGGCTAGTGATAGATATTTCCCGAGCCGCGACGCAGCGATGTAAATTTACACCGTGAGCGCTAaccaccgacactgaggtgaataactggaaaaaattaagcAACGTAAAAAAATATACTAAAACGGTGAGATAAAAAAGCACCAAAGACGATTCTAACTCGTTTATTCCTGCTAAAAGtacgattacaatattttcattcatgatATCTTgttttcgggcgcaaatcccgTGCACGTTGTTTGGTGGTGAATATCAAAGgttattgggagttaaagtacTCAATCAGAGCGTGCTTTCGTTGCTATACACTGCTTTAATATATACCAAATGTCTATATCCATTTTACCTTTTCGTTTGTTCAATTTTCTGATTGTTTTCGTTTATATGTGATCTTTTGACTGAGTATTTCCAACTTTGCCTTGCAGGTATACTTACTACCTGTAATACAAGACGGAGCTTTAAACATGGAACTTCAGTTTAATCATATAATCGAGTTACTATTTTACCGCATAATTAATCACTACCTCTTAATACTGCTAGTTCATGCCctgtatttcttttaattaaatataTGCCTTTTCTTCAGATTGCCAAAAGTATATTTACATCACAATCGGCCTGAAATTTTGGCTTAAAACTAACACCTAAGGTAAAACCTTAACTAACGCTAAAACCTTAACCTAACGTTAAGGACTTAATTTCTCTTATGATTGGGAGGGTCTAAGGTATGTACCAGttattttgtatctttcttttaaaaagctACCGCAGAAAATTTAAGTTGTGTGAAATAGGAATTAAATAGTGTCTTCCCTGTAACTCTAATCGAGCAGAGCTCAATCCAGCCGAAAGGAAATGGTGGTGGTAATGACCATATGTGCAGTGGGGACAATAATTTCTTCCAAGAAGGTTAATTAAGTTGATATTATTTTATTGGTATTGACGCACGCACGccttcatgtatttttttcgaAGCTTTTCTGTAGTTTTTAGGTGTCAGAATTTTTGTTATTCAGCTTTTCTCTATATCGCAAGATTGTGTTCAGTAAGGCTTCAAAGAACCGTTGTAGTCAAGGGCTGAAAAAATGAGATAAGATTAAGTTATAGGATTGCTTAAGCTGGAATGTAATCATTTAAACTTTAGGAACGATTTTCGTGGATAATGTGATTTGGGTCTTGAGTGTTTTTCCCTAAATTCGACGTCACGTTTTGGTTCTTATTTATTAATGAGATGCTTTGTAAAACGTGTTAAAGTTTCACGATTTTTCGATCGATGCTTATTAACTTCATAAGAGGAGAACATCCTGAGAGAGAAGTGTTTACTGAGAGAGACCATTCCATTGCTGGTTCTGAGAATGTAGAGTGGCCACAGAAAATCCCAGCGGTCAAAACTCTCCATTTAGTGCAGAGAATTCAACCCCTTGAATTTAAGAGCGAAAATTCCACTGTTAGGTCCTGGATCGGGTTTGTTTCGCGCTTGAAATTCCAAATTGCCCGAACCTGATAATGATGAAGTCATCGGTAATATATTTACCAAGTggccattttgattttcaaaaccCAATTTCGTTGACCTCAGTAAAACACAGGCTCATTTTAGGTTGTAGAATAATTATCCGTTTAATAACATCCGCAAGAGTACAGATTTGCACAGTAGGCTCAGTATTACTCTCAGTTACAGCTAATGtaatttaaaagcaaataaaaatggGATTAGAtggctttcattttctaatgcTCCATAATGATAATAGTGACCAAAGGGGTTGGTTCCCAGGCTCACAGCGGACGGAAGTTGAAGTGACAAAGAGACGAAATAAGATTTCTCGTGGACATGACGTTTGCCCATGACAGGAATTTCCTCCTAAACGCCCCATCCcctaaaaaaaatgatgtttcgttttgtttttgattgaaTGTGTGTTTTTCCTAAAACTTGGATGCTTGGATGTTACTGATTTCTCGGTAGAAAGGGTACCATGCAAAGCTGATAGCGGCTTGCTCAAAACCACAGTAACAAAACTCGAACGCGAACTAATACAAATAAAGCGCCTTCGTCTTTAACCAACAAAATATTCAGCGTAACCCTATACAACTTTATGGAAAGTTTAAAGTCGTTTATTGAAAACAAGCATTCGATAATGACAGATAAAACTTCTTCCTCTAACGCCTTCATTTCGAGGCTTTCTACAACAAATTTCAGCTTTATGAAGGCGTACTAACACAGCTTTTTTTTGGCTCAGCCGAGCATGCATGAATACAAAATAGTCACGCGGTCACTATTACTGCTTGCCGTTGAATCCCACTGGTCGCACTTTCATTTCCGCTCGAAACGCAGAGTGCTGAAGGCCACCCCAAGTCTTCCAGTTCACGCCGTTGGCATACGATGTCTGTGGTTCGTGAAAGTAAACGCCGTTCAAATTGGACAATAAGCAGGCGTTGTACCACCATGCTCCCATGTAGAACCGCGCACAGTTTCCCTCGGCGGACTTGTCGTTATCCCTGTCGCGGGTCGTAAATTGCATTCCGTTGTGCCAGGACAAAGAATCACCTGCGGTTCCTATAGAACAAGAGTGATTAACTTCTGGATCTCAAGAAGCTGTCGCTATATTTAAATAGATACTTTCTACTTAACTTTGCAGAGAAAGGTCTGAAGTTAGGTCACAAAACGCTCTCTTTAAAACCTTTCTTACTGTGAGGTGCAAAGtactcaaattaaaaaaactaccaaaaaaaaccttccaccaaaaaaaaatcgtcTGGGAAAGTTTCCCATACATAACAAGTCTACGGTTTAGTGATGGAAGCTAACGGATgtgtttattattttcaataaatgcGGCATTCTGGTCTGTTTTCTGTTACAGAAAATGACTGTGCTTGCAGCCTAACAATTTCACCGGTTTTTCACTTATTATACTCTAAAAGCAtattgttgaaagaaaattagcatcgagcaagaattttcattataggttttttttacttatttaaacgttgaaaatgaatggaaataatatattaccataagccattcagtaaaaattataataagccagttgatcatttcttactccttttggcggtcttatcttacaggtacAATTTAGCACGCTCGACACCTCTTCTTCTTAGAGGTGACTTGAGGTGTAAACATGTAGTACCTCATCCTCCGCAATGAATTTATAATCAATTAACTAATACGAATAGCACGTAGCCCTTTTAGGGGCGATACtttgggtacgccctttcttctccgaattttccGTTTATTCTGTCTTCGAcgattattttctcttaagatatcttcTCAACTATGATTTTAGTTCTGTTCGtaagtttatcataatttttatattgtcaatctCGTTTTTGTTTACCCGAACTTGATCGTtagactaagaaatttaaggtagaaaatcATTTGTGAAGCGTAAACATCTCGACGGTACCAACTTAGTATACGAACTCCGCTCTACGTAGCTTAACGTAATTCGCTAGTTAAGGGTAAAAGCATGACGAaagttagagattgacagctcagtaagCGTCACCTTCATtagcggtgacccacactttcaTCGAGAGATCTGAACTAGTCCCGAGGTAATAAGTTGTATATAAGAAAGGGAAGAATAAAGAGAACTTCAACTGAACAACGTGTGTTAGAAAATATCTTCTAACAATATACACATTTATTGAAAGATAAAGCGGATTAAAACAAAGACCAACCTGTGTATGAACCCAGCCCCAAAGTATAATTCAGCTTTTCATCAGAGACAACAAAATCCTTGTACAAAGCATGCGCAGACTGAAGTTGCTTTCCAATTAAATCCACGCGTAGTACCATTCTTCCCTGATGGGTCAGTCGGTGAATGTTTTCCAGTCCCAGCCAATATTCACCTCCAGCAGAGCCAAACCCCTCTTTGTACTCATTCCATTCACGGAAAAAGTTAACCGAACCGTCAAGTCTCTTCTGAAATACTGTCCAGCCACCGCCGTCTGTGGTCTGtcgaagaaacaagaaaaaaaaaatggattcagAAACGAACAAATTGCGCACTTCTGCCACGAAGTGCTTCTAGCACTACTGAGTATCATGGCTTTATTAACTGTGTTTCTTGATAACTATAGGGAGTAAAGATGGTTAGGTTCAGTGCGCTAGTGACTATAccaataatatttgaaaatcttccATCTTCGAGATGAAGATGACATCAGTCACTTAATAGAGTTTGAGGCTTTCGCGACCCAGATTGTGTTCCTCTCAGTCAAATATCTATCGAGCGATGATTAAGAAGTACTTTACCAATGAAGGGGATCCACCTCTTGCCTGATAGTAATTTCCTTTAATTCATACTTTTTTCTAAACTTGAGGGTGTTTTACACGAGCCCTAGCTAAGACCTCCCGTCCCCTCAGCCACACCCTTGTTGTAGGAAATATGCAATATTTGTCCTCAAAGCCTTCCCGTCATGTTAGAAAATGATGTTACGAGAGCAAATTGGTATGTCATTTCAGTCTGACATAAGTGGCCAGTGGTTGTATTCGAGAGCTTGTAAAAAATTGATCATACATCCTTCTTTGCTCCTC from Pocillopora verrucosa isolate sample1 chromosome 1, ASM3666991v2, whole genome shotgun sequence includes:
- the LOC131788241 gene encoding microfibril-associated glycoprotein 4-like codes for the protein MAGVSVLIVFFGFFITNIVQGTDFDHYERKTHRSRRSSVTNADLEIKLDSIISMLGMLNDKIDSQERRISVLSRQVSNVNCNGESRQVPRDCADVYKSGRHKSGMYTIDPDGEGTMEVFTTDGGGWTVFQKRLDGSVNFFREWNEYKEGFGSAGGEYWLGLENIHRLTHQGRMVLRVDLIGKQLQSAHALYKDFVVSDEKLNYTLGLGSYTGTAGDSLSWHNGMQFTTRDRDNDKSAEGNCARFYMGAWWYNACLLSNLNGVYFHEPQTSYANGVNWKTWGGLQHSAFRAEMKVRPVGFNGKQ